Within Schumannella luteola, the genomic segment GGCCGGGCTCGGCGCTACCGTGCCCGCATGCGCTGGGACCGCCTGTTCGACGATCTGGAGAGCCAGCTCGAGCAGGAGCTCGATGCCGAGCAGTCCGACCTCGTCGCCGAGGAGGAGCGTCTCCGGCTGGGCCGGCTCGCGCTGCGCGACCGCCTCACCGAGATGATCCGGTCGGAGGCCGGCGCCGAGCTCGACCTCGTGCTGCGCGACGGCTCGCGCATCCTGCTCGCCGTCGGCTCGTCGGGGCGCGACTGGATCGCCGGCGAGCTGCGCGGCGACACCCGGGTGCGCGCCGCCTGCATCCTGCCGATCGCGTCCATCGGCGCGGTCGCACCCCGCGGCGACCAGCTCGCCGTGAGCCTCGGCGCACCGCCGGTCGGCGATCCGCAGCCCGAGCTCTCGGCCCGACTCGGTCTCGGCTTCGTGCTGCGCGAGCTGAGCCGACGGCGCAGCCCGGTCGACCTCGCGACGAGCTGGGGTCGCGTGCACGGCACGATCGACCGGATCGGCCGCGACCATCTCGATCTCGCCGAGCACGAGCCGGGCGCCCAGCGCCGCGGACGCGCCGTGCGGCGCACGTTGCTCGTGCCCTTCTCCGAGATCCTGTTCGTGCGGTACTGAGGAGGAGCGCCGGCCGACGCGACGGCGGCGTCGAACGCTGACAGCGCAGGCGCTGCCGGATCCATCGCGGATGGTCAGCAGCGCGATCAGAAGCGCGAATCGCGCCCGAACATCTCGACGATCCCGGCGGCGTCACCCAGATCCGACTGGTTCCAGCGGTTGAGTCGGCGGGTCTCCTCGTACTTGGCCTCGATGTAGGACTCGAGCACCGGGCGCTCGACCCGCCACTGCCCGCGGGCGCCGACCTTGATCGCCGGCAGCTCGCCCGTGCGCACGAGCGTGTAGGCCTGGCTGAGCGAGATGTTCAGCACCTCCGCCGTGTCGGCGAGGGTCAGGAAACGCCCCACGCTCGCGGAGGAATCGGCACCGGCCATGACTCGAGTATGGTCCCGCCGACTTCCGCCCGGGGCGGTCACCGGCGGGCTGTGGATAACTCTCTCGGCGCATCCGTGATCGGCGTCACCATGTCATCCGTGACCACTGAATCGCCCCGCCGTCGACGCCCCATCGACCCGCGCCTGCTCATCGGGCTGGCACTCGTGCTCGTCTCGGTCGCGGGCGTCGTCGGCGTCGTGGCCGCGACCGATCGCACGGTGCGCGTGTACGCCGCCGGCGGCACCCTGACGCCGGGAGAGCACGTCGGGCGCGACGACCTGGTGCTGCGCAGCGTCGCGCTCGACGGGGCCGACGCGCACTACCTGCGCGAGGGGCAGCTGTCGCGCGCCGGGCTCGTCGTGACCCGTACGATCCACGGCGGCGAGCTCGTGCCGCGTGAGGCGGTCGGCGGCGGCGACGAGGTGGATGCGGCCCGGCTCGTCGTGCAGGTCGACGGCCGTATCGGATCGGCGATCACCCCGGGGGCCGTCGTCGACGTCTGGGGCGCGACCGCCGCCGAGCGCGGAGCGGACGACGACGCATCCGCGCCGCCGAGCGTGCTCGCCGCCGACGCGATCGTGGTGCAGGTGCTCGATGACAAGGGACTGGTCGCCGGCTCGTCGAGCGTGGCGGTCGAACTGCGGGTGCCGCGCGAGCGCATCGCGCGACTGCTGCAGGCCGTCGCCGACGATCAGCGCCTCTCGCTCGTCGCGGCCGGCGGGGGAGCGGCATGACCGAGGTCGGGCTCGCGCTCCCCTTCGCCGAGGAGGAGCGGCTCGCGGCCGAGGCGGCGCGTCACGGCCATCGGGTCGCGCTGCGCTGCTCGGGCGCCGACGAGCTCGCGTCGCGGGTCGCGGCGGCTCCGCCCGAGCTCGTGCTCGTGGCCGCCGATCCGCGCTATCTGACCGCACGGCTGATCGAGGTCTGCGACCGCGCGGGAGTGCGGATGGTGGTCGTGGCGGAGCCGGGTGGCGAGCGCTGGGCGCGGTCGCTCGGCGTCGTGGATGCGGTCGCGGGCCCCGCGCGCTGGGAGCTGCTCGAGGATCCGACCCGAGTGCCGCGTCCGCGGGAGGAGTCGGGTTCGGGAGCGGCGCCGAACGGAGTCGGTGAGGCTGAGCGGGGCGCAGGTGAGCGCGAAGCAGATGAGCGCGGTGCAGCACCGGGACGGTCGCGGGGAACGAGGTCGCGCTGGTCGCTGCTCCGCCGCGGAGGTGGTCGGCGAGCGGAGGCGGGTGCGGACGGCCAGGAGAATCATGCCGACGCCGCAGGAGCGAGGGGGGTCCCGGGTGGGCGGCGTGCTGCATATGGCTCCGGCTCCGGCTCCGGAGGTGCGGCGTCGGCGAGGGCCTCCTCGCATGATCAGTTCGCGCCGGAGGAGGGCTTCTCTCGCGCCGCGTACTCTGACACCGCATTCTCCGGTTCGGTGTTCTCCGGCTCGGCGTTCTCCAGCGGACCATCCGACGGCGACGACGCCGCGCGGTCGCCGGGCGGCTTCGATCCTGGCGCCGGAACCCGCGCTGGCGCCGGCACCGATCCGGGCGTCGCGACCGCGCCTGCCTCGGTACGGCGCCCCGCCGCCGTGATCGCGGTCTGGGGACCGCACGGCGCTCCGGGGCGCACGGCGATGGCCATCGCCGTCGCCGCCGAACTGGCGGCGTCGGGTGCCCGCGTCGCGCTCGCCGACGCCGATACGCATGCGGCGGCCGTCGCGCCCTCCCTCGGGCTGCTCGACGAGGCGCCCGGCTTCGCCGCCGCCTGCCGCCTCGCCGGAGCCGGCTCGCTCGACGCCGAGGAGTTCGAGCGGCTGGCGCGCATCCACGAGGCTCCGGGCTCGCAGCTGCACGTGCTCACCGGACTCACCCGAGCCGCCCGCTGGCCCGAGATCAGCGGCGACCGGGTGCGCGCCGTGATCGCCGCCGCCCGCGACTGGGTCGACTACCTCGTGATCGACGTCGCCGCGAGCCTCGAGCACGATGAGGAGCTCACGAGCGACGTGCTCGCCCCGCGCCGCAACGCGGCGACCGACGCGGTGCTCGGTGCCGCCGATCACGTGATCGAGGTCGGTCGGGCGGATCCCGTCGGGATCGCCCGATTCCTGCACGCCCACGCCGAGCTGCTCGAGGTGGCCGCACCGCCGCGCACCACCGTCGTGCTCAACCGCGTGCGCGCGAGCGCGATCGGGCTGGATGCGGCCGGCCAGGTGCGGCAGACGCTGCAGCGCTTCGGCGGCATCGAGCGCCCGGTGCTCGTGCCCGACGATCCCGCCGCCTTCGACGCCGCCGTACTGTCGGGGACGACGCTCGCGGCGGTCGCGCCGCGCTCGCCGGCGCTGAGCGCCATCCGCGATCTCGTTCACTCCGAGCTGCTGCCGCCGCCGGCCGCGACGCCGAGCCGGGCACGTCGGCGCCGGGAGGAGAAGGCGAGCCGCGCCGCTCGCGGGGGTGGACGGAGCGTGCGCGCGCAGCGGCTAGCCTGAACCGGTGAGCACCCTCTCCGAGACCGTTCTCGCCCAGGAGCGGTCGTCCCAGGCCGACGTCGACTGGCTGCAGGTGCTCGTCGCCGACGGTCAGCTGCTGGCTGATCTCGCCTTCGCCGACATCGTGCTCTGGGTGCCCACCGACCAGGGCGGCTTCATCGCCGTCTCGCACTCGCGTCCCTCGTCGGCGGCCACGCTCTTCTACCGCGACTTCGTCGGGCAGCAGATCAAGCCCGAGTGGAAGTCGCAGGTCACCGAGGCTTTCGAGTCGGGCGCGATCGTCGACACCGCCGCCCCCGACTGGTACGAGGAGACGCCGACGCGCGTCAGCGCCATCCCGGTCATGCGCCGGCTCGACCCGAGCAGCACCACCACGACCGACTCGCCGATCGCCGTCATCACCCGGCACTCGAACCTCAGCGAGGCGCGCACCCCCAGCCGCCAGGAGCTGACCTTCAATCAGTGCGCCACCGACCTGTTCGAGATGATCGCCGCCGGCGACTTCCCCGACATGCAGGCCCCCGCCGGTCCGCGCCGTGGCGCCCCGCGCGCCTCCGACGGGCTCATCCGCCTCGACGTGGATGGCGTCGTCACCTTCGCCAGCCCCAACGGCCTCTCCGCCTTCAACCGCCTCGGCTTCGACGGCGAGCTCGAGGGACTGTCGCTCGCCGAGGTGACGACCGAGCTCATCAAGGGCAAGCTCATCGTCGACGAGTCGCTGCCGCTCGTCGTCACCGGTCGCGCACCGTGGCGCACCGACATCGAGGCGGCCGGCGTGACGATGACGCTGCGCACCATCCCGATCCGGCACGGCCTCACCCGGGTCGGAGCGATGGTGCTCGTGCGCGACGTGACCGAGGCGCGCCACCAGGAGCAGGAGCTCATCACCAAAGACGCGACGATCCGCGAGATCCACCACCGCGTCAAGAACAACCTGCAGACCGTCGCCTCGCTGCTGCGTATCCAGGCCCGCCGCAGCCGCAGCGAGGAGGCGACCGAGTCGCTCACCCAGGCCATGCGCCGGGTCGCCGCGATCGCGGTCGTGCACGACACGCTCAGCACCGGGCTCAGCCAGAACGTCGACTTCGACGAGGTCTTCGATCGCGTCGTGATGCTGACGGCCGAGGTCGCGGCGAGCCACAACTCGCACGTGCGCCCCGTGAAGACCGGCGAGTTCGGCGTGCTGCCGAGCGAGTACGCGACGCCGCTCGCCCTCGCGCTGACCGAGCTGGTCACGAACGCGGTCGAGCACGGCCTGCGCGACCGCGACGGTCAGGTCGACATCGAGGCCAAGCGCGGCGAGCACAGCCTGACGGTGTCGGTGCGCGACGACGGCGCCGGGCTGCCGGAGGGGCGCGTCGGATCGGGTCTCGGCACGCAGATCGTGCGCACCCTCATCCAGGGCGAGCTGAGCGGATCGATCGAGTGGCACTCGCGCGACGGCGAGGGCACCGAGGTGCTCATCGAGGTGCCGCTGCGCTGGCTCGAGAAGCGCTGACGCTTAAGCAGCGCTGACGACGGCGCCCGGGCGGCACCCGTCGTCCTGACGCTGAGTCAGTCTCAGACTTGACCGGGATACGACTCACGCCGCCACCCGGTCACGAAGGTGACGCGGGATGACGGCGTGAGTTCGCGTCAGCGGCGGGGCCGCGCGAAGATGAGGTGTCGGCTCAGGAAGCGCGGCGAGCGCGAGCGGCGCGGCGCTTGAGGGCGCGGCGCTCGTCTTCGCTGAGGCCGCCCCAGACGCCCGAGTCCTGGTTGGTCTCGAGGGCGTACTGCAGGCACATCTCGGTGACCGAGCACTGAGCGCAGACCGACTTGGCCTTCTCGATCTGGTCGACGGCGGGGCCCGTGTTCCCGACAGGGAAGAACAGCTCGGGATCAGCGGTCAGGCAGGCGGCATTATCGCGCCAGTCCATGGTGGTGCTCCTTGGGTTGTTGCGGGGACACGCTGAAGCGGGGAATGAATCCGCACGATTCAGCGAAGATGAGATGACGTGGATTTCGGGAGGACGTCGACCTCATCGTCGGCGCTCAATCAACCGTCAATCACTGTTTCATACTTGTTACGTCAGATCAATAGGTTCGAATGGAGTGCGCCTGTGAATCGCCAGCATCGCCCGCCTGTCGTGACGGTGGCCGTCGTCTTGCTGGCGGGTGAAGCTCTGGTGGCGCTCGCGGGAACCATCTGGGTGGTCGTCGGGCTGATCGCGGGCGGCGCCGACTCGCTCGCGAGCGCCTGGGCGTTGCTGGTGCTGGCCGTGCTGGCCACCGTCGCGCTCGCGGGTCTCGCCGTCGCGACGCTGCGCGGTCGGGCGTGGGCGCGCACCGCGGTGATCGTGACGCAGCTGCTCACGATCCTCGTCGGGGTCAGCGCCCTGTGGGGTGCCGGCTCGCAACCGGAGATCGGGTGGCCGCTCATCCTCGTCGGCGTCGCGCTGTTCGCGCTCATGCAGGTTCCCGCCGTGCGCCATCATCTGCGGCTGCGCGGCGACGGCACGGTGCGCGTGGAGCCCGGTCAGCAGGAGGCGGACGACGCGGGTCCGAACGGACGAGGCTCCGGCGGAACGGGCACGGGCCGGCGTGGCTGACGCCGGCGGCACGACCCCCGGCACGACCCCCGTCACCGCGGCGCTCGAGCTGCGCGGCCTGCGCAAGAGCTTCGGCGCGAAGGCGGCCGTCGACGGCGTCGACCTGATCGTGCCGGGCGGCTCGTTCTTCGGGCTCGTCGGCCCGAACGGCGCCGGCAAGACGACGACGCTGTCGATGGCGACGGGGCTGCTGCGACCGGATGCGGGCACGGCCCGGGTGCATGGCCTCGACGTGTGGTCCGATCCCTTCGCGGCGAAGCGCATCATCGGCAACCTCGCCGACGGCATCGAGCTCTTCGACCGGCTCACCGGCGAGCAGCTGATCGTCTACACGGGTTTGCTGTTCGGGCTCGACCGCGCGACGGTCGCGAGTCGCGCATCCGACCTGCTCGACCTGCTCGATCTGACGCCGAGCGCGGGCTCGCCGGTGAGCGACTACTCGGCGGGCATGCGCAAGAAGATCGGTCTGGCGGCGGCGCTCGTGCACTCGCCGCGGCTGCTCGTGCTCGATGAGCCCTTCGAGTCGGTGGATCCGGTGTCGGCGGCGAACATCCGCGACATCCTCACCGGCTTCGCGCGCTCGGGCGGCACGGTCGTCGTGTCGAGCCATTCCATGGATCTGGTGCAGCGGATGTGCGACCACGTCGCGATCGTGGCCGCCGGCCGGGTGCTCGCGGCCGGCACCGTCGACGAGGTGCGCGGCGAGGGCACGCTCGAAGACCGCTTCCTGCAGCTGGTGGGCGGTCGCCGGCACGACGAGGGGCCGGAGTGGCTGCGGGGGAGCTGAGCGAGCGCGCCGCGATCGCGCTGCTGCTGCGGCTGCGGTTCCGCGTGCTGCTGAACACGCTGCGCCGCAACGTGCTGCAGCTCGTGCTCGTGATCCTCGGCGGCGCGCAGGGCGCGATCGTGACGGCGCTCGCGATCGTCGGCCTGGTGCTGCTGGGGCTGCTCGGCGGCGACGATCCTGGCGCGCTGCAGGTGCGGCAGCGCACGGTGGTGACCGGCGGGCTCGTGCTGACGCTGGGCTGGATGATCGTGCCGCTGATCACGAGCGGCGTCGAGAACACGCTCGATCCGCGACGACTGGCGCGCTTCCCGATCCGCGTCGGCACGCTGCTGGGGGCGCAGGTGCTCGTCGGTCTGACCTGGATCCCCGGAGCGCTGACCGTGCTGGCCGCGCTCGCCACAGCCGCGGTCTGGCGCGGGCCGGCGATCGCGGTCGCGGTGCTCTGCGCCGTGCCCGGGGTGCTGATCTGCGTGGTCGGCAGCCGGCTCGCGGCGTCGCTCACGACCGCGGCGATCGCCTCGCGGCGCGCCGGGCTGCGGGCGGGCGTGATCGCGGCGGCGCTCGCGGTGCTGGTGCTGCCGATCGCGGTGGCGGTGCTGGTCGGGCTGCGCGCGGCCGAGCCGGTCGGCGGTGTCGTGGACGCGCTCGCCTGGACGCCGCTCGCGGTCGTCTGGTCGGCTGCGGGGCTGGTCGCGACGGGGTATCCGCTCGCCGCTCTCGGCGCCGTCGCGCTCGGGGTGCTGGTGCTGGCGGCGCTCGTCATCGCCTGGCGCGCGTCGGTGCTCGCGGTCGCGCGCACCACCGGCGACGCCGGCGGCCGCGCGGTCGCCGCCGGGCGCCTCGGGGCGCTGCGATGGATGCCGGCGAACCCGGCCGGGGCGATCGCGGCGCGCTCGCTGACCTACTGGTTCCGCGACACCCGCTACGCGCGGCAGCTCGTGGTCGTGCCCCTGCTGCCCGTGCTGCTGATCTTCTGGGCGCGGCTGATCGACCAGCCGGGCCTCGGGATCGCGGTCGCGCCGCTGGTCGCGGGACTGCTACCGCTGACGATGTTCAGCGCGATCTCCTACGACGGCACGGCGTTCGCCGGGCACCTCATGGCGCCGGTTCCGGGTTGGGCGGATCGGGTCGGCCGGGCCGCGGCGATCGGCGTGATCGCCGGCCCGGCGACCGTCGCGATCGCGGTGATCGGGCTGGTCGTCGTCGGCCGTCTCGACCTGCTGCCGCCGATCCTCGGCATGAGCGCGGCGGTGCTGCTCGGGGCGCTCGGGGTGATCTCGGTTTCGTCGGCGCTGGTCGTCGTGCCGGTGCCGCGCACGGGCCGCAACCCCTTCGCGGGCTCGGCGGGCGCCGGGATGACGTCGGTGATCGGCTCATATGCCGTCACCGGCAT encodes:
- a CDS encoding transporter, with amino-acid sequence MAAGELSERAAIALLLRLRFRVLLNTLRRNVLQLVLVILGGAQGAIVTALAIVGLVLLGLLGGDDPGALQVRQRTVVTGGLVLTLGWMIVPLITSGVENTLDPRRLARFPIRVGTLLGAQVLVGLTWIPGALTVLAALATAAVWRGPAIAVAVLCAVPGVLICVVGSRLAASLTTAAIASRRAGLRAGVIAAALAVLVLPIAVAVLVGLRAAEPVGGVVDALAWTPLAVVWSAAGLVATGYPLAALGAVALGVLVLAALVIAWRASVLAVARTTGDAGGRAVAAGRLGALRWMPANPAGAIAARSLTYWFRDTRYARQLVVVPLLPVLLIFWARLIDQPGLGIAVAPLVAGLLPLTMFSAISYDGTAFAGHLMAPVPGWADRVGRAAAIGVIAGPATVAIAVIGLVVVGRLDLLPPILGMSAAVLLGALGVISVSSALVVVPVPRTGRNPFAGSAGAGMTSVIGSYAVTGITALVGIPTIVPGVLAIVFDRPALGWATLVVGLVEGAIVLAIGVRVGGRLLDRRGPEILQRLRSTGV
- a CDS encoding ABC transporter ATP-binding protein → MADAGGTTPGTTPVTAALELRGLRKSFGAKAAVDGVDLIVPGGSFFGLVGPNGAGKTTTLSMATGLLRPDAGTARVHGLDVWSDPFAAKRIIGNLADGIELFDRLTGEQLIVYTGLLFGLDRATVASRASDLLDLLDLTPSAGSPVSDYSAGMRKKIGLAAALVHSPRLLVLDEPFESVDPVSAANIRDILTGFARSGGTVVVSSHSMDLVQRMCDHVAIVAAGRVLAAGTVDEVRGEGTLEDRFLQLVGGRRHDEGPEWLRGS
- a CDS encoding AAA family ATPase — protein: MTEVGLALPFAEEERLAAEAARHGHRVALRCSGADELASRVAAAPPELVLVAADPRYLTARLIEVCDRAGVRMVVVAEPGGERWARSLGVVDAVAGPARWELLEDPTRVPRPREESGSGAAPNGVGEAERGAGEREADERGAAPGRSRGTRSRWSLLRRGGGRRAEAGADGQENHADAAGARGVPGGRRAAYGSGSGSGGAASARASSHDQFAPEEGFSRAAYSDTAFSGSVFSGSAFSSGPSDGDDAARSPGGFDPGAGTRAGAGTDPGVATAPASVRRPAAVIAVWGPHGAPGRTAMAIAVAAELAASGARVALADADTHAAAVAPSLGLLDEAPGFAAACRLAGAGSLDAEEFERLARIHEAPGSQLHVLTGLTRAARWPEISGDRVRAVIAAARDWVDYLVIDVAASLEHDEELTSDVLAPRRNAATDAVLGAADHVIEVGRADPVGIARFLHAHAELLEVAAPPRTTVVLNRVRASAIGLDAAGQVRQTLQRFGGIERPVLVPDDPAAFDAAVLSGTTLAAVAPRSPALSAIRDLVHSELLPPPAATPSRARRRREEKASRAARGGGRSVRAQRLA
- a CDS encoding histidine kinase N-terminal domain-containing protein; this translates as MSTLSETVLAQERSSQADVDWLQVLVADGQLLADLAFADIVLWVPTDQGGFIAVSHSRPSSAATLFYRDFVGQQIKPEWKSQVTEAFESGAIVDTAAPDWYEETPTRVSAIPVMRRLDPSSTTTTDSPIAVITRHSNLSEARTPSRQELTFNQCATDLFEMIAAGDFPDMQAPAGPRRGAPRASDGLIRLDVDGVVTFASPNGLSAFNRLGFDGELEGLSLAEVTTELIKGKLIVDESLPLVVTGRAPWRTDIEAAGVTMTLRTIPIRHGLTRVGAMVLVRDVTEARHQEQELITKDATIREIHHRVKNNLQTVASLLRIQARRSRSEEATESLTQAMRRVAAIAVVHDTLSTGLSQNVDFDEVFDRVVMLTAEVAASHNSHVRPVKTGEFGVLPSEYATPLALALTELVTNAVEHGLRDRDGQVDIEAKRGEHSLTVSVRDDGAGLPEGRVGSGLGTQIVRTLIQGELSGSIEWHSRDGEGTEVLIEVPLRWLEKR
- a CDS encoding WhiB family transcriptional regulator, with translation MDWRDNAACLTADPELFFPVGNTGPAVDQIEKAKSVCAQCSVTEMCLQYALETNQDSGVWGGLSEDERRALKRRAARARRAS
- a CDS encoding helix-turn-helix domain-containing protein; translation: MAGADSSASVGRFLTLADTAEVLNISLSQAYTLVRTGELPAIKVGARGQWRVERPVLESYIEAKYEETRRLNRWNQSDLGDAAGIVEMFGRDSRF